One genomic window of Candidatus Kuenenia stuttgartiensis includes the following:
- the mazG gene encoding nucleoside triphosphate pyrophosphohydrolase, with the protein MRVKKDTSISLFYDMVELMERLRGKDGCPWDKEQNHVTLKPYLVEETYEVIDAIDSGIPDKLKEELADLFLQIIFHCQIAREKKEFDINDVMKLCLDKMMRRHPHVFGDSTASTSEEVVQQWEAIKKQEKGYEERKSAVDGLPKHLPALQKAQKVQKKAAKVGFDWKDINDVIAKVEEEMEEVKEAIAKKETKDMEEEIGDLLFSVVNLSRFLQFDTENILHKTIYKFVDRFKKIEKELASCGKDIEQCSIEELDALWNKVKMNARKNI; encoded by the coding sequence ATGAGAGTGAAAAAGGATACCTCTATTTCTTTATTCTATGACATGGTGGAACTGATGGAAAGGTTACGCGGCAAGGACGGCTGCCCGTGGGATAAAGAACAAAACCATGTAACCTTAAAACCCTATTTGGTGGAAGAGACATACGAAGTAATCGATGCAATAGATTCAGGCATACCGGACAAACTTAAAGAGGAACTGGCGGACCTGTTTCTGCAAATTATCTTCCACTGTCAAATTGCAAGGGAAAAAAAAGAGTTTGATATCAACGATGTAATGAAATTATGTCTGGACAAAATGATGCGCCGCCATCCCCATGTTTTTGGCGATTCGACAGCATCTACTTCAGAAGAAGTGGTTCAGCAGTGGGAGGCGATTAAAAAACAGGAGAAGGGATACGAAGAACGAAAATCTGCTGTTGATGGACTGCCAAAGCATCTTCCCGCGCTTCAAAAAGCGCAAAAAGTACAGAAGAAGGCGGCAAAAGTGGGATTTGACTGGAAAGATATAAACGATGTCATAGCAAAAGTGGAAGAAGAAATGGAGGAAGTTAAAGAGGCTATCGCAAAGAAAGAAACAAAAGACATGGAGGAAGAAATCGGAGATCTTTTGTTTTCCGTGGTGAATCTTTCCCGTTTTTTACAGTTTGACACAGAAAATATACTTCATAAAACCATATATAAATTTGTAGACCGCTTTAAAAAAATAGAAAAAGAACTTGCTTCCTGCGGAAAAGATATTGAACAGTGTTCGATAGAAGAATTGGATGCTCTCTGGAACAAGGTAAAAATGAATGCCCGGAAAAATATTTAA
- a CDS encoding porin, with protein sequence MPSAPLSLQKERRSFFPQDFYFDVDAILPEKDDEKKFEFHGFFAITTPVKGRDDDSQQPSSKFLEGNELVLWLGKRITKKLSFVSELEIEEGFNQFELETFHFNYEIVSDVLQIRAGRFLYPFGIERFAEEGPFNKLVDRPLPSIRIIPGTYSDNGGMFFGTLPLFLNTRFKYEFAITNGLKGPEPNDVQKLWDNNSSKTLGGRIAFECFPGFEVGGSYSRGKYDENNKRDIDFLGADFQLKRGNLEIRGEYITSRVEQKAEDGGNYHRNGYYVQTTYRYPFDLDYLKYLEGVLRFDSVDPNKDITDGNEADRIAFGINYSPIKQVIFKFEYEVENEAGEGIHGKSFVQAIVKW encoded by the coding sequence ATGCCGTCCGCGCCATTGAGTCTCCAGAAAGAAAGACGTAGCTTTTTCCCGCAGGATTTTTATTTTGACGTTGACGCCATTCTCCCGGAAAAAGATGACGAGAAGAAATTTGAGTTTCATGGTTTTTTTGCAATCACCACCCCAGTAAAAGGAAGAGATGATGATTCCCAGCAGCCTTCTTCAAAGTTTTTGGAGGGGAATGAACTCGTTCTCTGGCTTGGCAAACGTATAACAAAAAAACTCTCTTTTGTATCAGAACTTGAGATTGAAGAGGGATTCAATCAATTTGAATTGGAAACATTTCACTTTAATTATGAAATAGTAAGCGATGTACTGCAAATACGCGCAGGCAGGTTTTTGTATCCGTTTGGTATTGAGCGGTTTGCGGAAGAAGGCCCTTTTAACAAACTTGTGGACCGCCCTTTGCCTTCTATCAGGATTATTCCCGGAACATATTCAGACAATGGGGGAATGTTTTTTGGAACACTTCCTTTATTTTTAAATACACGGTTTAAATATGAATTCGCGATAACAAATGGACTCAAGGGCCCGGAACCAAATGATGTGCAGAAATTATGGGATAATAATAGCAGCAAGACCCTGGGGGGAAGAATCGCCTTCGAGTGTTTTCCGGGATTTGAAGTGGGCGGCTCATATTCAAGGGGAAAATATGATGAAAACAACAAACGGGATATAGATTTTTTAGGCGCTGATTTTCAGTTGAAAAGGGGAAATCTGGAAATCCGGGGGGAATATATTACAAGCAGGGTAGAACAAAAGGCAGAAGATGGGGGGAATTATCACAGAAACGGCTATTACGTTCAAACTACTTACCGGTATCCCTTCGATCTGGATTATTTAAAATATCTTGAAGGGGTTTTGCGTTTCGATTCAGTGGATCCAAACAAAGATATTACAGACGGAAACGAAGCCGACCGGATTGCATTTGGAATAAACTATTCACCCATAAAACAGGTAATATTTAAGTTTGAATATGAAGTTGAAAATGAGGCGGGAGAAGGTATTCATGGCAAATCTTTTGTTCAGGCAATAGTTAAATGGTAA
- a CDS encoding sensor histidine kinase translates to MPKFKKILHPEKFNLILYYTLTSFVIIVILSFVIGKVFARLESQELVKRSEKYAHNFITHINYELYKDFLIPTLKKSGKIDLENNRRQLRKLDNTVKENLYGLNIKKLYLYDLEGNIIYSTLSEHIGFAINRGENKKLDSAINGIPASALRLSGTVDSKGAYVPETLLESYYPFYEMDAEGTKKAQVGVLEIYQDMSALKKQIAKAHQKATLMTGSAMGGLFIALYLIVLKASRIIDARTRQLTEARNTLEQNVEERTLEIREAYKKLQHTQRRLVQSEKLASIGTLATGLAHEINNPLASVAGCAEGLNERLISILNRPGKYTEKEELEIFSEYLKIISNETYRCKSIISNLLNFSRQSEPHFERIDINSIIKNTIDSLQYHQPENKAKQKIQVNLSEMPCEIIGDPQQIKQVFINLITNSFHATEAGGEIIIATLQKETTVQILFRDTGVGIKPEYLNRIFDPFFTTKPTEKGTGIGLSICYGIVDMHNGRIDVFSEGEGRGAVFEITFPLAGKQDNAERTG, encoded by the coding sequence ATGCCAAAATTTAAAAAAATATTACATCCTGAGAAATTTAATTTAATTTTATACTACACCCTCACAAGCTTTGTAATCATTGTCATATTGAGTTTTGTTATCGGAAAAGTATTTGCCAGACTTGAATCCCAGGAATTGGTTAAGCGAAGCGAAAAGTACGCACATAATTTTATCACACACATAAATTATGAACTTTATAAAGACTTTCTTATTCCCACCCTGAAAAAATCGGGGAAAATCGATTTGGAAAATAATCGAAGGCAATTGAGAAAATTAGACAATACCGTAAAAGAGAATTTGTACGGCTTAAATATAAAAAAACTGTATTTGTACGACCTTGAAGGAAATATTATTTATAGCACCCTATCGGAACATATCGGGTTTGCTATAAACCGGGGTGAAAATAAAAAATTAGATTCTGCCATTAACGGCATTCCGGCTTCCGCGCTGCGTCTCTCGGGCACCGTGGATTCAAAAGGCGCCTACGTTCCGGAAACCTTGCTTGAAAGTTATTACCCCTTTTATGAAATGGATGCGGAGGGAACGAAAAAGGCGCAGGTTGGGGTATTGGAAATCTACCAGGACATGTCCGCGTTAAAAAAGCAAATCGCAAAGGCACATCAAAAGGCCACCCTCATGACAGGTTCCGCAATGGGAGGGTTGTTCATAGCCCTCTATCTGATAGTTCTGAAGGCATCGAGAATTATTGATGCCAGAACACGGCAGTTAACAGAGGCACGCAATACCCTGGAACAGAACGTTGAAGAACGAACCCTTGAAATAAGAGAGGCATATAAAAAATTGCAGCATACGCAGCGCAGGTTAGTACAATCTGAAAAATTGGCAAGCATCGGAACTCTTGCCACAGGACTTGCCCATGAAATAAATAATCCGCTTGCTTCCGTTGCGGGTTGTGCGGAAGGACTGAACGAAAGACTTATCTCAATACTAAACCGTCCGGGAAAATATACTGAAAAAGAAGAACTGGAAATTTTCTCTGAATATTTAAAAATAATATCGAATGAAACATACCGTTGCAAATCGATAATCTCAAACTTACTAAATTTTTCCAGACAATCGGAACCTCATTTTGAGCGAATAGATATAAACAGTATTATCAAAAACACAATCGACTCCCTTCAGTATCACCAACCTGAAAACAAGGCAAAACAGAAAATCCAGGTCAATCTGTCGGAAATGCCTTGCGAAATAATCGGAGATCCCCAACAAATAAAACAGGTTTTTATAAACTTAATCACAAACTCCTTCCATGCAACAGAAGCCGGCGGTGAAATTATTATTGCAACCCTACAGAAAGAAACAACCGTACAGATACTCTTCAGGGATACCGGTGTTGGCATTAAGCCCGAATATTTGAACAGGATATTCGACCCTTTTTTTACCACCAAACCAACGGAAAAAGGCACAGGAATCGGATTATCCATATGTTATGGTATCGTCGATATGCATAACGGAAGAATTGATGTGTTCAGCGAAGGTGAGGGAAGAGGCGCCGTCTTTGAAATCACCTTTCCATTAGCGGGAAAGCAAGACAATGCAGAAAGGACAGGATAA
- a CDS encoding sigma-54-dependent transcriptional regulator, whose amino-acid sequence MSKKPTILFTDDEGTFRNIMSKELDRMGYNVTCCASGQETIKNMQERDYDVAILDMNMPVMNGIETLKKVKTIEPTTEVIILTGQGSIENAVQAIKLGAYDYLTKPCQLKELDLLLQRALEKRKLSRENFHLKTLVHDVQKPSSMIGNSPAIKAVFKMIDKTAPSDVTVLIQGESGTGKELAAKMIHQYSKRADKPFVIVNCATLQESLLESELFGHVKGAFTGAAESRVGLFEIAEGGTLFLDEIGELTVNTQAKLLRVIQSGEIRRVGDNRVITVDARIIAATHKNLPLEVKEGRFREDLYFRLNVITLRLPSLRERKDDLTALIQHFLQKFCKGERTMDMHPEALHAMTLYDWPGNIRELENTIERTVVLADGNIISIEELPDNIRGRTYEHYGKNGEIALSEVEKNHIIQVLKEKNWHKPLAAKTLGISLKTLYNKMKMYNIDL is encoded by the coding sequence ATGAGTAAAAAACCTACTATTTTATTTACCGACGATGAAGGCACCTTTAGAAACATTATGTCCAAGGAACTCGACCGGATGGGATATAATGTGACGTGTTGCGCCAGTGGACAGGAAACGATAAAGAATATGCAGGAACGGGATTACGATGTGGCGATACTCGATATGAATATGCCTGTCATGAACGGCATTGAGACCTTAAAAAAAGTGAAAACCATTGAACCCACCACCGAAGTAATAATACTGACAGGACAAGGTTCTATTGAGAATGCCGTTCAGGCTATAAAGCTGGGCGCATATGACTACCTGACAAAACCATGCCAGCTCAAAGAGCTTGATTTATTATTGCAAAGGGCATTGGAAAAAAGAAAACTCAGCAGGGAAAATTTTCATCTCAAGACACTGGTACATGACGTACAAAAACCTTCTTCTATGATAGGAAACAGCCCGGCAATAAAAGCGGTATTTAAAATGATCGATAAAACTGCGCCATCTGACGTTACCGTGCTGATCCAAGGAGAAAGCGGCACGGGAAAAGAGCTTGCCGCAAAAATGATACACCAATACAGCAAAAGAGCGGACAAACCGTTTGTAATAGTAAATTGCGCCACCCTACAGGAATCCTTATTGGAAAGCGAACTCTTCGGGCACGTGAAAGGCGCTTTTACCGGTGCAGCGGAATCCAGGGTTGGATTATTCGAAATTGCAGAAGGGGGCACACTCTTCCTTGATGAAATCGGCGAATTAACCGTTAACACGCAGGCAAAACTGCTTCGTGTAATACAATCGGGTGAAATACGGCGTGTTGGTGATAATCGTGTTATCACCGTGGATGCAAGGATTATTGCTGCTACGCATAAAAATCTGCCCCTAGAGGTTAAGGAAGGCAGATTCAGAGAAGACTTGTATTTTCGTTTAAACGTTATCACCTTGCGCCTGCCTTCTTTACGCGAAAGGAAAGATGACTTAACGGCTTTAATTCAGCATTTTCTCCAAAAATTTTGCAAAGGGGAACGAACCATGGATATGCACCCGGAAGCGTTACACGCTATGACGCTCTACGACTGGCCGGGAAACATTCGGGAACTGGAAAATACTATTGAACGCACTGTTGTACTAGCAGACGGAAATATTATCAGCATAGAGGAATTGCCTGACAATATCCGCGGGAGGACATATGAACACTATGGTAAAAATGGGGAAATCGCGCTTTCTGAAGTGGAAAAGAATCATATTATACAAGTATTGAAAGAAAAAAACTGGCACAAACCCCTTGCGGCAAAAACGCTGGGCATCTCCCTGAAAACCTTATATAATAAAATGAAAATGTATAATATTGATTTATAA
- a CDS encoding secondary thiamine-phosphate synthase enzyme YjbQ has product MNTLSVKTRAKTEFIDITGEVHAIVHKTGIMEGMCFVYVPHTTAAVTINENADPSVRKDIVDEINKIVPWNDHYAHLEGNSASHIKASVFGAASAIPISQGRLALGTWQGIYFCEFDGPRNREVLVQTVKSE; this is encoded by the coding sequence ATGAATACACTATCAGTAAAAACGCGGGCAAAAACAGAGTTTATCGATATCACCGGTGAAGTTCATGCCATTGTGCATAAAACGGGCATTATGGAAGGAATGTGTTTTGTTTACGTGCCGCACACTACCGCCGCTGTTACCATCAATGAAAACGCCGACCCCTCCGTAAGAAAAGATATTGTTGATGAGATAAATAAAATAGTACCATGGAATGATCACTACGCCCATTTGGAAGGGAATTCAGCCTCACATATCAAGGCATCCGTTTTCGGTGCAGCTTCCGCCATCCCTATTTCTCAGGGAAGGTTAGCGCTTGGGACATGGCAGGGGATTTACTTCTGTGAATTTGATGGCCCAAGGAACAGAGAGGTATTGGTACAAACGGTTAAAAGTGAGTAA
- a CDS encoding CPBP family intramembrane glutamic endopeptidase, with amino-acid sequence MSNIQTKQIIPLEYRWNIKDAIKVLTTYMVFTFAGMPILISFIQTVFGFEIQTASPSFRTMILFVSFLANLLICLYICYIVRFEYGQSIVNLGLTLVNIADNIKIGLKRYLVTIPVIMLAGFIINAVFSYYGIMPEIQDVVQWVLAEDSAIVLACLIFFGIIVAPIMEEIIFRGFLVPALKSYFGIRYAIFISAAVFAAVHMDMFAFLQIFILGVLLGYLYEKTQSLAASIVVHILHNSLTLALLMYFKFFMDSKVPVF; translated from the coding sequence GTGAGTAATATACAAACAAAACAAATAATCCCCCTGGAATACCGCTGGAACATAAAGGATGCTATTAAGGTACTCACAACCTACATGGTCTTTACGTTCGCCGGGATGCCGATACTCATCAGCTTTATTCAAACCGTTTTTGGTTTCGAGATACAAACCGCTTCCCCTTCATTTCGCACGATGATCTTGTTTGTCTCTTTCCTTGCCAACCTGTTAATATGTCTCTATATATGCTATATCGTTCGTTTTGAGTATGGACAATCTATTGTCAATTTAGGGCTAACGCTTGTCAATATCGCCGACAATATTAAAATAGGGTTGAAAAGATACCTTGTCACAATACCTGTAATAATGCTGGCCGGTTTTATCATAAACGCGGTGTTTAGTTATTATGGTATAATGCCGGAGATACAGGACGTGGTACAGTGGGTATTGGCCGAGGATTCGGCCATCGTTTTGGCATGTCTCATATTTTTTGGCATTATTGTCGCACCAATTATGGAAGAAATCATATTCCGTGGATTTTTAGTCCCTGCGCTGAAAAGTTACTTTGGAATACGATACGCCATTTTTATAAGCGCTGCCGTTTTTGCCGCGGTACACATGGATATGTTTGCGTTTTTGCAAATATTTATCCTTGGAGTTCTTTTGGGATATTTATATGAGAAAACACAATCCCTTGCCGCCTCCATAGTGGTACATATTTTACATAATTCCTTAACACTGGCTCTTTTGATGTACTTTAAGTTCTTTATGGACAGCAAAGTACCGGTGTTTTAA
- the tyrS gene encoding tyrosine--tRNA ligase has product MPKDVNEQMEILLRGTVDIVSKGELIKKIDRSMQEKRPLRVKLGLDPTAPDIHIGNAIPIHKLRAFQSLGHTAILIIGDYTAVVGDPSGVNKTRPMITHDKVLENAKTYLTQAGKILDMDKTEVVYNSKWFKSMTFNDVIQLVSKMTVARMMERDDFSKRYKAGSPISLHEFIYPLMQGYDSIMVKNDVELGGTDQLFSLLVGRDLQKDAGMEPQVVLTTSLLEGIDGNKKMSKSLNNYIGITEPPREMFGKVMSIPDNLMRKYFELATDVSIEDIQQLLDEKTHPRTAKVALAKAIVTRYHNLQAAEAAAEEFDRVFKEGALPDEIPIISIPDGELENGKIWITKLIVSCKFAATNGEARRLIQQGGVSVNSETINDPTLNIEITPGMTLKVGKRRFAKIVLQ; this is encoded by the coding sequence ATGCCGAAAGACGTAAATGAACAAATGGAAATCTTGCTGCGCGGAACAGTAGATATTGTTTCTAAAGGTGAACTGATAAAAAAAATAGACCGCTCAATGCAGGAAAAAAGGCCGCTTCGCGTAAAACTGGGGCTTGACCCCACTGCGCCGGATATCCATATAGGGAATGCCATCCCAATTCACAAATTACGGGCGTTCCAGTCGCTGGGGCACACGGCCATTCTCATCATCGGCGACTATACGGCCGTCGTGGGCGACCCTTCGGGAGTAAACAAGACACGACCAATGATAACGCACGATAAGGTTCTGGAAAACGCGAAAACGTACCTTACCCAGGCTGGGAAAATACTCGATATGGATAAGACAGAGGTCGTTTATAACAGCAAATGGTTCAAATCAATGACCTTTAACGACGTCATCCAACTCGTCTCAAAAATGACCGTTGCGCGAATGATGGAACGGGACGACTTTTCGAAGCGTTATAAGGCAGGTTCTCCCATCAGTCTGCATGAATTTATCTATCCGCTGATGCAGGGATACGACTCCATTATGGTAAAGAACGACGTTGAACTTGGGGGTACCGATCAATTATTCAGTCTGCTTGTGGGAAGGGATTTACAGAAGGACGCCGGCATGGAACCGCAGGTAGTACTTACCACCTCGCTCCTGGAAGGAATCGATGGCAATAAGAAGATGAGTAAAAGCCTAAACAACTACATCGGCATCACCGAACCGCCGCGGGAAATGTTCGGCAAGGTAATGTCCATCCCCGATAATTTAATGCGCAAATACTTTGAGCTTGCGACGGATGTAAGCATTGAAGATATACAGCAGTTGCTTGACGAAAAAACCCATCCACGCACAGCAAAGGTTGCGCTTGCAAAGGCCATAGTAACTCGCTACCACAACCTCCAGGCAGCGGAAGCCGCCGCGGAAGAATTTGACCGTGTTTTTAAAGAAGGCGCACTTCCGGACGAAATACCCATTATCTCCATACCTGACGGCGAACTTGAAAACGGCAAAATATGGATCACGAAACTCATAGTAAGCTGTAAATTTGCCGCTACAAACGGCGAGGCGCGCCGGTTGATCCAACAAGGCGGTGTATCTGTAAACAGTGAAACCATTAATGACCCCACGCTAAATATAGAAATTACGCCGGGTATGACCCTTAAAGTGGGAAAACGCAGATTTGCAAAAATAGTGTTGCAATAG
- a CDS encoding DUF5615 family PIN-like protein, whose translation MDFLANENFPGVSIRILRGNGHNVASVIEDTPGLKDFNVLKRAYEENRIILTFDKDYGELIYKYRSVTPVGVVYFRLDPFTPEEPAQILLDILRSGRLQILHKFTVVERRCIRQRTLH comes from the coding sequence ATGGATTTTTTGGCAAATGAAAATTTTCCGGGCGTCAGTATTCGAATCTTACGTGGTAACGGTCATAATGTAGCATCTGTAATTGAAGATACGCCTGGACTCAAAGATTTCAATGTTTTAAAGCGTGCTTATGAGGAAAATCGGATAATTTTGACGTTTGACAAAGATTATGGAGAATTGATCTATAAGTATAGATCAGTAACTCCTGTTGGCGTTGTATATTTCCGTTTAGATCCTTTTACACCTGAAGAGCCTGCTCAAATTTTATTAGATATCCTTAGGAGTGGCCGTTTACAAATATTGCATAAGTTTACAGTTGTAGAAAGAAGGTGTATCCGCCAAAGAACATTACATTAG
- a CDS encoding DUF433 domain-containing protein → MNWRNFIHSDPEILLGKPVVKGTRLSVEFILGLFANGWTERQIIENYPTLTKESLRAVFAFSAECMREEALYTIPSGTN, encoded by the coding sequence ATTAATTGGAGAAATTTTATACATTCAGATCCGGAAATTTTGCTTGGTAAGCCAGTGGTAAAAGGAACGAGATTATCCGTGGAATTCATTCTGGGTCTTTTTGCAAACGGCTGGACAGAGCGGCAAATAATTGAAAACTATCCAACATTAACAAAGGAAAGTTTGCGTGCTGTATTTGCCTTTTCAGCCGAGTGCATGCGCGAAGAAGCATTATATACAATTCCTTCAGGGACAAATTGA
- a CDS encoding restriction endonuclease, which yields MENRQLKTKLAIEQTKEATEAIKEIEVILKHALNKNYTIEWEALKNESKFLKQKPQLPELLEISKLPKRTNQYYQPKFEFLDKIFPSRKQEKIDRAERLFKINYNEWLEAKEEITKKNEELQKLYQDKLKLWEKEEREFLEKQKRNIEIYRIKEQYFEKQPHALIKYCKYVLSTSDYPYYFPQEFDLDYNPETKIMIVDYSLPPIDALPRLKEVKYIKTRDEFSESFLADSTVNNLYDDLIYQITLRTIHELYESDVVNAIDSIIFNGIVESIDKATGQTITACIVSVQANKQEFLSINLEHVDPKACFKKLKGIGSSKLHSLTPIAPILQISREDKRFVSSYQVVDELGDTYNLAAMDWEDFEHLIRELFEKEFSQSGGEVKVTRSSRDAGVDAVAFDPDPIRGGKIVIQAKRYTNTVGVSAVRDLFGTVMNEGATKGILVSTADYGPDAYEFAKGKPLTLLNGSNLLHLLEKHGHKAKIDLKEAKQILAEQEK from the coding sequence ATGGAAAATAGACAGTTAAAAACTAAATTGGCAATTGAACAAACCAAAGAAGCAACAGAAGCTATAAAAGAAATAGAGGTCATTCTAAAGCATGCGCTGAATAAAAACTATACAATTGAGTGGGAAGCGTTGAAGAATGAATCTAAATTCCTTAAGCAAAAACCTCAACTACCAGAACTATTAGAAATTTCTAAGCTGCCGAAGAGAACTAATCAATATTACCAGCCAAAATTTGAATTTTTGGACAAAATATTCCCTTCGCGTAAACAAGAAAAAATAGACCGTGCGGAACGTTTATTTAAAATTAATTATAATGAGTGGCTAGAAGCTAAAGAAGAAATTACCAAAAAAAATGAAGAACTTCAGAAACTATATCAAGACAAACTAAAACTATGGGAAAAAGAGGAACGAGAATTTCTTGAAAAACAAAAAAGAAATATTGAAATATATAGAATAAAAGAACAATATTTTGAGAAACAACCTCATGCTTTAATTAAATATTGTAAGTATGTTTTATCAACCTCAGATTATCCATATTATTTCCCCCAGGAATTTGACCTGGATTATAACCCCGAAACAAAAATAATGATTGTAGATTACTCATTACCTCCCATTGATGCACTCCCAAGATTAAAGGAAGTAAAATATATCAAAACGAGGGATGAGTTTTCAGAAAGTTTTCTTGCAGATTCAACAGTTAATAACCTTTATGATGATCTTATTTATCAAATCACACTAAGAACAATTCATGAACTATACGAATCTGATGTTGTAAATGCCATTGACTCAATCATTTTTAATGGCATTGTGGAGTCAATAGATAAAGCCACAGGACAAACAATAACTGCCTGCATAGTATCTGTTCAAGCAAATAAACAGGAATTTTTGTCAATTAATTTAGAACATGTAGACCCAAAGGCTTGTTTTAAGAAACTAAAAGGCATTGGCAGTTCAAAACTTCACAGTCTAACACCAATTGCACCAATATTACAGATTAGTCGTGAAGACAAAAGATTTGTATCTTCCTACCAAGTTGTTGACGAATTAGGCGACACTTACAATCTCGCCGCAATGGATTGGGAAGATTTTGAACATTTGATCAGAGAGCTTTTTGAAAAGGAATTTTCTCAATCTGGAGGAGAGGTTAAAGTTACCCGATCCAGCAGAGATGCAGGGGTTGATGCAGTAGCTTTTGATCCCGATCCAATCAGAGGAGGCAAAATAGTAATTCAAGCCAAACGTTATACAAATACTGTCGGTGTTTCTGCCGTTCGTGATCTTTTTGGAACTGTCATGAATGAGGGTGCAACAAAAGGGATATTAGTGTCTACTGCCGACTATGGTCCTGATGCATATGAATTTGCCAAAGGAAAACCACTTACATTGCTAAACGGCAGCAATCTTTTACATTTACTTGAGAAACACGGTCATAAAGCAAAGATAGATTTAAAAGAAGCAAAGCAAATATTGGCAGAACAAGAGAAGTAG